The following coding sequences lie in one Coregonus clupeaformis isolate EN_2021a unplaced genomic scaffold, ASM2061545v1 scaf0418, whole genome shotgun sequence genomic window:
- the LOC121555973 gene encoding uncharacterized protein LOC121555973 isoform X2 has translation MMSQECVGVYESQRFCSGCLPSRAESQSEVLFRLSPKQSRKPIRGSVQVVSQQKANQRFCSGCLPAESQSEVLFRLSPKQSRKPIRGSVQVVSQQKANQRFCSGCLPAESQSEVLFRLSPSRKPIRGSVQVISQQKANQRFCSRGLPAEQKANQRFCSGGLPSRAESQSEVLFRWSPSRKPIRGSVQVVSQQYRGGRG, from the exons ATGATGTCACAGGAGTGTGTCGGCGTGTATGAGAGTCAGAGGTTCTGTTCAGGTTGTCTCCCCAGCAGAGCAGAAAGCCAATCAGAGGTTCTGTTCAGGTTGTCTCCCAAGCAGAGCAGAAAGCCAATCAGAGGTTCTGTTCAGGTTGTCTCCCAGCAGAAAGCCAATCAGAGATTCTGTTCAGGTTGTCTCCCAGCAGAAAGCCAATCAGAGGTTCTGTTCAGGTTGTCTCCCAAGCAGAGCAGAAAGCCAATCAGAGGTTCTGTTCAGGTTGTCTCCCAGCAGAAAGCCAATCAGAGATTCTGTTCAGGTTGTCTCCCAGCAGAAAGCCAATCAGAGGTTCTGTTCAGGTTGTCTCCCAGCAGAAAGCCAATCAGAGGTTCTGTTCAGGTTATCTCCCAGCAGAAAGCCAATCAGAGGTTCTGTTCACGTGGTCTCCCAGCAGAACAGAAAGCCAATCAGAGATTCTGTTCAGGTGGTCTCC CCAGCAGAGCAGAAAGCCAATCAGAGGTTCTGTTCAGGTGGTCTCCCAGCAGAAAGCCAATCAGAGGTTCTGTTCAGGTGGTCTCCCAGCAGTATAGAGGAGGACGAGGTTAG
- the LOC121555973 gene encoding uncharacterized protein LOC121555973 isoform X1 has translation MMSQECVGVYESQRFCSGCLPSRAESQSEVLFRLSPKQSRKPIRGSVQVVSQQKANQRFCSGCLPAESQSEVLFRLSPKQSRKPIRGSVQVVSQQKANQRFCSGCLPAESQSEVLFRLSPSRKPIRGSVQVISQQKANQRFCSRGLPAEQKANQRFCSGGLPAESQSEVLFTWSPQQSRKPIRGSVQVVSQQKANQRFCSGGLPAV, from the exons ATGATGTCACAGGAGTGTGTCGGCGTGTATGAGAGTCAGAGGTTCTGTTCAGGTTGTCTCCCCAGCAGAGCAGAAAGCCAATCAGAGGTTCTGTTCAGGTTGTCTCCCAAGCAGAGCAGAAAGCCAATCAGAGGTTCTGTTCAGGTTGTCTCCCAGCAGAAAGCCAATCAGAGATTCTGTTCAGGTTGTCTCCCAGCAGAAAGCCAATCAGAGGTTCTGTTCAGGTTGTCTCCCAAGCAGAGCAGAAAGCCAATCAGAGGTTCTGTTCAGGTTGTCTCCCAGCAGAAAGCCAATCAGAGATTCTGTTCAGGTTGTCTCCCAGCAGAAAGCCAATCAGAGGTTCTGTTCAGGTTGTCTCCCAGCAGAAAGCCAATCAGAGGTTCTGTTCAGGTTATCTCCCAGCAGAAAGCCAATCAGAGGTTCTGTTCACGTGGTCTCCCAGCAGAACAGAAAGCCAATCAGAGATTCTGTTCAGGTGGTCTCCCAGCAGAAAGCCAATCAGAGGTTCTGTTCACGTGGTCTCC CCAGCAGAGCAGAAAGCCAATCAGAGGTTCTGTTCAGGTGGTCTCCCAGCAGAAAGCCAATCAGAGGTTCTGTTCAGGTGGTCTCCCAGCAGTATAG